In a genomic window of Thermoprotei archaeon:
- a CDS encoding AMP-binding protein, producing the protein MHEGFTVFSFLKRAITLSPNIEIVQSNHRQTYRETYERVIGLANSLLSLGISKGTVIGVADYNTHKYVELLYASSLIGAIIYPINIRLPPEQIVYTIKHAGVEWIFLSKDFMALSKYIRQEKVIGLDANETKIIYDDLITRRIVKEPEIEVKENDPYSILYTSGTTGLPKAVMYSHEKVVHGALAIVHQLGLYNTPAKLDSNDVIFPLIPFYHIWAWGSVFHAPYLGAKYVLGGRFDPQKTIELTKKENVTWLNAVPTMVHMLLSQPNSSELKGLKILVGGMPIPINLAKKMDEIGIRFSTIYGGTDMLAISISIIPKSTIISDVIDYVRITTHPVPFVDFRVIKPDGTIARPNEMGELYVKAPWLPGEYYKDLEKTKSSYENDWFRTGDIALITSEGGIRILDRIKDAIKSGGEWIPTSVLESIISEIPQVDTVAVIGIRDEKWGERPIAIIKLRPSTQISQEEIMQYLRKSVYDGRIPKWWLPEQILIVEDIPLTSTGKINKLLLKEKLNITS; encoded by the coding sequence ATGCATGAAGGCTTCACAGTATTTTCCTTTCTAAAAAGAGCTATTACTTTATCACCTAATATTGAGATAGTCCAGAGTAATCATCGTCAAACATATAGAGAAACATATGAAAGAGTTATTGGGCTTGCTAACTCTTTACTTTCACTAGGAATATCTAAAGGTACGGTAATTGGTGTAGCTGATTATAATACTCACAAATATGTAGAATTATTATATGCATCTAGTTTGATTGGAGCTATAATTTATCCTATCAATATAAGATTACCACCAGAGCAAATAGTTTATACTATAAAACACGCGGGAGTAGAATGGATATTTTTGTCAAAAGATTTTATGGCACTTTCTAAATATATCAGACAAGAAAAAGTGATAGGTTTAGACGCAAATGAGACAAAAATAATATACGATGATTTAATTACAAGACGTATAGTTAAAGAACCAGAAATAGAAGTAAAAGAAAATGATCCATATTCAATCCTCTATACTTCAGGCACTACTGGATTGCCTAAAGCAGTAATGTATAGCCATGAAAAAGTAGTCCATGGTGCTCTAGCAATAGTACACCAATTAGGATTATACAACACCCCAGCAAAGTTAGATAGTAATGATGTAATATTTCCACTAATACCATTCTATCATATCTGGGCATGGGGATCGGTTTTTCACGCACCATATTTGGGTGCAAAATACGTTTTAGGTGGGAGATTTGATCCGCAAAAGACAATAGAGTTAACTAAAAAAGAGAACGTGACATGGTTAAATGCTGTACCAACTATGGTCCATATGCTTCTTTCACAGCCTAATTCATCTGAGCTAAAAGGTTTAAAGATTTTAGTTGGAGGAATGCCTATTCCAATAAATCTTGCAAAAAAGATGGATGAAATAGGTATACGATTCTCAACTATTTATGGTGGAACTGATATGTTAGCAATTTCCATCTCAATTATTCCAAAGAGCACAATTATAAGCGATGTTATTGATTACGTAAGAATTACAACGCATCCTGTACCTTTTGTTGACTTTAGAGTTATAAAACCAGATGGGACTATTGCCAGACCAAACGAAATGGGGGAATTATATGTTAAAGCACCATGGTTACCTGGTGAATATTATAAAGACCTTGAGAAAACGAAAAGTTCATATGAAAATGATTGGTTTAGAACTGGAGACATAGCACTAATTACTTCGGAAGGTGGGATAAGAATACTTGATAGGATAAAAGATGCTATAAAAAGTGGTGGTGAATGGATACCAACAAGTGTTCTTGAATCTATAATATCAGAAATACCTCAAGTCGATACAGTTGCAGTAATAGGAATAAGGGATGAGAAGTGGGGAGAAAGGCCAATAGCAATAATTAAATTACGTCCCTCAACACAAATCTCACAAGAAGAAATTATGCAATATTTAAGAAAATCTGTTTATGATGGGAGAATTCCAAAGTGGTGGTTACCAGAACAAATACTGATCGTAGAGGATATTCCGTTAACTAGCACTGGGAAAATAAACAAATTACTCTTAAAGGAAAAACTTAACATCACTTCCTAA
- a CDS encoding purine-nucleoside phosphorylase, with protein sequence MKPVHILASKDDIAKSAIVVGDPGRAKLLSGLLENPRLVNENRGFITYTGLYKGFPVTVATHGIGGASSAAVFEELRMLGAEIMVRLGTTGAFKEGIKIGDIIVADGAAYPVGGTIGMYVGIENCYPASPDIELTYTIYKKLKTVIPNVYIGGVFSSDAFYAENPQFVDTWSHRNILSVEMECATLFTIARLRGFKAGGVLVVSDNLKTGESVLDKPEILSKRFMEVGKTLMEVFTEFQR encoded by the coding sequence ATGAAGCCTGTTCATATACTTGCGAGTAAGGATGACATTGCTAAAAGTGCGATAGTAGTTGGTGATCCAGGGCGTGCAAAACTTCTTTCCGGACTTCTTGAAAATCCCAGATTAGTTAATGAGAATCGGGGATTTATAACGTATACTGGACTCTACAAGGGATTTCCAGTAACTGTTGCAACACACGGGATAGGGGGAGCATCGTCGGCAGCAGTTTTTGAAGAACTAAGAATGTTGGGAGCTGAGATAATGGTAAGGTTAGGGACTACTGGCGCATTTAAAGAAGGAATAAAAATTGGAGATATTATCGTTGCTGATGGTGCTGCATACCCTGTAGGTGGTACCATTGGAATGTATGTGGGTATAGAAAACTGTTATCCTGCATCCCCTGATATTGAGCTTACATACACAATTTATAAAAAATTAAAAACCGTAATACCCAATGTATATATAGGAGGAGTTTTCAGTTCTGACGCATTCTATGCAGAAAATCCACAATTTGTAGACACATGGTCACATAGAAACATATTATCAGTAGAAATGGAGTGCGCGACATTATTCACGATTGCGCGATTAAGAGGTTTTAAAGCGGGAGGAGTATTAGTAGTGAGTGATAACTTGAAAACCGGAGAATCAGTACTAGATAAGCCAGAAATATTAAGTAAGAGGTTCATGGAAGTCGGAAAAACACTCATGGAGGTATTTACAGAATTCCAGAGGTAA
- a CDS encoding phosphoribosyltransferase, with translation MEFVFVSWRELLKLTYELAFKVINSRYRPDMVVGISRWGLIPALVLSDALNINDVVSIRIQHWSQGLDGSTVKVQEPIGIDVKDHKVLVVDEVADTGLTLKTAVEVLKSLGANEVKTAVLYLKPRSIFKPDYCGITMKTNAWIIYPWSIFEELSNILNACHDNSGIESFMNKVELEDLLNVEQINEFLKIRCKKVP, from the coding sequence ATGGAATTTGTCTTTGTGAGCTGGAGAGAATTGTTAAAATTAACTTATGAATTAGCTTTTAAAGTTATTAATTCAAGATACAGACCAGATATGGTTGTGGGTATAAGTAGATGGGGATTAATACCAGCTCTTGTGCTATCAGATGCTTTAAACATTAATGACGTAGTATCAATTAGAATTCAGCACTGGAGTCAAGGTTTAGATGGTTCTACAGTAAAGGTACAAGAGCCAATAGGAATTGATGTAAAAGATCATAAAGTATTAGTTGTTGATGAAGTTGCTGATACAGGTTTAACTCTAAAAACAGCCGTAGAAGTATTGAAATCATTAGGAGCAAATGAAGTGAAAACTGCAGTGCTATATTTAAAACCAAGAAGTATATTCAAACCAGACTATTGTGGCATCACAATGAAGACTAATGCATGGATTATTTATCCATGGAGTATATTTGAAGAGCTAAGCAATATACTTAATGCATGCCATGATAATTCCGGTATAGAGTCCTTCATGAATAAAGTTGAATTGGAAGACCTCTTAAATGTAGAGCAAATTAACGAATTTTTGAAGATTCGATGTAAAAAAGTCCCATAA
- a CDS encoding aldehyde ferredoxin oxidoreductase family protein — MVKAGGYANHVAFIDLTERRVEYDEVCEEDARKYVGGRGLGVKYVYDLNPKADPFSPENPHALMVGPLTGSLVPLSGRLASVTRSPLTGTVTDSHVGGYVGAALKWAKFDGIIMTGSSDKPVYLLVRDGIVKIEDATSLWGKGTLEVTKLLKAKYGENAKIFAIGPAGERKVRFAAIIHDGGRASGRGGTGAVMGSKRVKAVVVIGHEKDMPKPARPEVFEKGRGLALKRILESPITAPRKGGLSVYGTSVLTNIVNEIGAFPTRNGKSTSFEYAYNISGENLKATILISTPTCHACPVACKRESEVKTGKYAHKSEGPEYETSWALGANIGLGDIQAVSYLNYLANDIGIDTIELGNVLGVAAEASERGLIDEKIAWGDADKFIELVHLIARREGIGEILAEGSARAAKAFGDPDMANAVKGQGIPAYDPRGLTGFSIAYATSNRGACHLRSYTPAAELFGIPEKHDPLATKGKPELVKLLEDFFALTDSLDVCKFSTFAMTLEDYATLLTGFTGWDIDVNEVLRIGERIWNLERYINQMNGFDRRHDILPKRFMTQPSDSGPSKGNIITPALFNSLLDEYYRLRGWNSDGTIPFSKLRELQVL; from the coding sequence ATGGTTAAGGCAGGTGGTTATGCAAATCACGTTGCTTTCATAGATTTAACAGAACGAAGGGTTGAATATGATGAGGTTTGTGAAGAAGATGCAAGGAAGTATGTGGGTGGTAGAGGTTTAGGTGTAAAATATGTTTACGATTTAAATCCAAAGGCAGATCCATTTTCGCCTGAAAATCCGCACGCACTAATGGTTGGGCCGCTCACTGGTAGTTTAGTTCCATTGAGTGGTAGGCTTGCATCAGTGACTAGATCACCATTAACAGGTACTGTTACAGACTCTCATGTTGGAGGCTATGTTGGTGCTGCTTTAAAATGGGCTAAGTTTGATGGAATAATTATGACTGGTAGTAGTGATAAACCAGTTTACTTATTAGTAAGGGATGGTATTGTAAAAATAGAAGATGCGACTTCTCTATGGGGTAAGGGCACTTTAGAGGTTACGAAGTTGCTTAAAGCTAAGTATGGTGAAAATGCTAAGATTTTTGCTATCGGTCCTGCTGGTGAACGAAAAGTACGATTTGCTGCTATAATACACGATGGCGGTAGGGCTTCTGGTAGAGGTGGTACAGGAGCTGTGATGGGTTCTAAGAGGGTAAAAGCTGTAGTTGTGATAGGTCATGAGAAGGATATGCCAAAACCAGCAAGACCTGAGGTTTTTGAGAAAGGAAGAGGGTTGGCATTAAAGAGAATCCTAGAAAGTCCTATAACTGCACCACGTAAAGGAGGTCTATCTGTGTATGGTACTAGTGTGCTCACAAACATAGTAAACGAGATAGGTGCATTTCCTACTAGAAATGGAAAAAGTACCTCGTTTGAATACGCCTATAATATTAGTGGAGAGAACCTTAAGGCCACCATACTAATATCAACACCAACTTGTCACGCGTGCCCAGTTGCATGTAAAAGAGAGTCAGAGGTCAAGACTGGTAAGTATGCACACAAAAGTGAGGGCCCTGAATATGAGACTTCGTGGGCATTAGGTGCAAATATTGGTTTAGGTGATATACAAGCAGTATCATACCTTAATTATTTAGCCAATGATATAGGTATTGATACAATCGAACTTGGAAATGTACTAGGCGTAGCTGCTGAAGCATCTGAGAGGGGATTAATTGATGAAAAAATAGCATGGGGTGATGCGGACAAGTTTATCGAATTAGTTCATCTAATAGCTAGAAGAGAAGGTATAGGGGAGATTTTGGCAGAGGGTAGTGCAAGGGCAGCAAAAGCTTTTGGTGATCCTGATATGGCAAACGCCGTTAAAGGTCAAGGAATACCTGCATATGACCCTCGAGGTCTTACAGGATTTTCAATAGCTTACGCTACTTCTAACAGAGGAGCATGCCATCTAAGAAGCTACACACCTGCAGCAGAACTCTTCGGTATACCAGAAAAACACGATCCATTGGCTACTAAAGGGAAACCAGAGTTAGTGAAACTCTTAGAGGACTTCTTTGCCTTAACGGATTCATTAGATGTATGCAAATTCTCGACTTTTGCCATGACACTCGAAGATTATGCAACATTGCTCACAGGTTTTACAGGCTGGGATATAGATGTTAATGAAGTGCTTCGTATTGGCGAAAGAATTTGGAACTTAGAAAGATACATTAATCAAATGAATGGATTCGACAGAAGACATGACATACTACCAAAAAGATTCATGACGCAACCATCAGATTCAGGTCCAAGCAAAGGCAACATAATCACACCAGCACTCTTTAACTCATTACTTGACGAATATTATAGGCTAAGAGGATGGAACAGCGACGGTACAATACCATTTTCAAAACTTAGAGAACTCCAAGTACTATAA